The segment TGGCTGCCACTCAGGCTGGCGCAGTCGTTCTGGCCGGCCTTGGCAATGCCGAAACACTTTTCCTTGCCGCTGTCCTGGGCGGCGGCGGGCTGGGCCAGGCCCAGGGCCAGGGCGGCGGCGAAGGCGGAGGACAGAACTTGGGTGCTGCGAATGCTCATGAGGATCTCCTGTGTAGTGAGCTGGGGGTTTGGCAAGATCGGTGTCTTGATGTCCGACCCGTGGGTCTGTCGCCAGGGGCTCTTGAGTCCTTACACTGGGCCCCATCTTTTTTGTGCCGCTGCCCGCGCAGCGCCAGCCTCATGAGCGATGTCGCCAAGGCGCTTGAAACCCTCAGGCCCCAGCTGCTCAAGTTCGCGCGCCTGCAGCTGCGCAACCCGGACTGGGCCGAAGACGCGGTCTCCGAAACCCTGCTGGCCGCGCTGGAGAAGCCCCAGGCTTTTGCCGGCCAGTCCCAGCTCAAGACCTGGCTGATCGGCATCCTCAAGCACAAGCTGGTGGACCAGATCCGCCGTCACCAGCGCGAAATCAGCGCCACGCCCGAGGATGGTCAGGATCTAGACGAGGCACTCTTCCTGCCCGACGGCCACTGGCGCGAGGCGCCGCAGGACTGGGGCGACCCCGAGGCCGCGCTGCGCCAGCTGGAGTTCATCAAGGTGCTGGAGGCCTGTGTGGAGCATCTGCCGGGCCAGCAAGGCCGGCTTTTCATGATGCGCGAGTGGCTGGAGCTGGAGACCGAGGAGATCTGTAAGGTTCTGGCCATCAGCCCGACCAATCTCTGGGTCATGCTGCATCGTGCCCGGCTGCGCCTGCGCGAATGCCTGCAGCTGAACTGGTTTGCCGGCGCCGCGCCGGCGCGTTCCTGACACTCTCCACCATGCCGCTGCTACGAAGAAGCTGCCGCGACGTCACCGCCCTGGTGCTGCGCGCCGAAGACCAGGCCCTGCCCTGGCGCGAGCGTCTGGCCGTGCGCCTGCACATGCTGGCCTGCCGGGCCTGCCCGCGCTTTGCCGTCCAGGTGGCGCTGATGCGCCAGGCCAGCGCACGCTGGCGGGCCTACAGCGAGAACTCGTCCGACTGAAGAGAAGAAACGGAAGGGCGCTCAGGCGATCGTGCCGCCCTGCTCGCGCACATCCTCCCGGGTGCGCAGCGCCAGGGCCAGGGCCAGGCGCGTGCCCTCCACCAGGGTGCTCAGCGGCAGGCTGGGCTGGCCGGGGTGGCGCGCCGCCTGCTCGGGCAGCAGGGGAATGTGCATGAAGCCGCCGCGCACGGCCGTACCCGCCAGGCGGTGCTGCAGGCCGTAGAAGACATGGTTGCAGACAAAGGTGCCGGCGCTCTGCGAGACCGAGGCCGGATAGCCCGCGGCGCGCAGGCCCGCCACCATGGCCTTGATGGGCAGGGTGGAGAAATAGGCCGCCGGACCATCGGGCAACACGGGTTCATCCACCGGCTGGGCGCCGGCGTTGTCGGGGATGCGGGCATCGTCCACATTGATGGCCACCCGCTCCACCGAAAGATCGCAGCGACCGCTGGCCTGGCCCAGGGCCAGCACCAGGACCGGCGCATGGGCTTGCAAAGCCTCGTCCAGGGCCTGCAGGGCCGCGCCGAACACACAGGGCAGCTGCCAGGCCCGCACCCGCACGCCCTCGATCAGCGAACCGTCCAGGCTGCGGGCAATCTCCCAGGCAGGGTTGACGGTCTCGCCGCCAAAGGGCTCGAAGCCGGTGAGCAGCAGCAGGGGTTCGGAAGCTTGTGACATGCCGGCATGCTACCCGCTGCCCGGCCCGCGGCCGCCCTCCCGGGCTCCACCGGGCAAGACCTGGCGCCGCTCCAGAGCCGGCACCGGCCCGCGGGGCGTGACATATTTGCCACGCGCCGGGGGGCGCCCTGACATCTGCGCCAGGCCCCCTGGCCTGATCTGCGGATCAGTCAGGCGGCAAAGGCGCTAAGCTGAGCACCGCGGCACATGCGCCCCTGCCATGCCTGCCGGACCCGACCGCAGAACCGGAGACCCTGATGCACGACCCGTCCACGCCCCTGAACTGGCCCCATGCCAAGGCCCAGGATCCCGACAAGGGCGGCGTGGCGCAGCGCGATCCGAATTTCCAGTGGCCCACGCCGCCCTATGCGGCCTATCCCCAGCCCCAGGCCCAGACGGCCCCCGAGCCCTGCGAGATCCTGGGCCTGAACAACAGCCGCACCAGCGGCCATGTGATCCTGATGGTGCCTGGCGAGCGCCTGGCCCAGGTCACCGTGCCGCCGGCACGCAGTGCCATGCCGCTCAAGTACAGCCAGTTCCGTGCGCTCAAGCTGCTGCGCCCCGTGCCGGCCCTGCCGCGCGAGGCGGTGGGCAGCGACGATGCCCTGGCCCTGGACGAACGCCCGCGCAGCGAATTCCGCCTGAGCTATCACGGCGGCGGCGAACTCAAGGGCGTGACCATCGGTCATGTGCAGGACGACAACGGCCTCTACCTCTTCCCGCCCGTCTCGGACAAGGATGACGCCGTGCTGCGCGTCTTCGTGCCGCGCGAGGTGCTGGCCGGCTTCGAGCTGGGCGAGCGCCTGGGCGAGCTGCTGCTGCGCGAGCGCGCCGCCTCGGCCGAGCAGATCGAGGACGCCGCTCGCGAGCAGAGCGAGCTGCGCAGCCGCCGCGTGGGCGACATCCTGGTGGCCAAGCAGGTGGTCAGCCCCGAGCAGCTGATGCAGGCCATCGAGCAGCAGGCCAAGATGCCCATGGTGCGCATCGGTGAAGCCCTGCTGGCCCTGGAGCTCATCACCCAGGCCCAGCTGGACGAAGCCCTGGCCCAGCAGCGCGAGGACCGCTCCGTGCCCCTGGGCCAGCTGCTGGTGCGCCGCGGCGTGATCTCGCGCCAGCAGCTGCAGTCGGCCCTGGCCCGCAAGATGGGCTACCCCCTGGTGGACGTGGACAACTTCCCCGTCGAGGCCGACGCGGTGCGCAAGCTGCCCTTCGCCGTGGCCAAGCGCCTGGAGGTCATGCCCCTGGTGCTGCGCGATGGCAAGCTGATCGTGGCCATGGAAGATCCCACGCGCCGCGACGCCATCGACGAGGTGGAGTTCATCTCCCAGCTCAAGGTCGTGCCCACGCTGACCAAGGTGGGCACCCTGCACTTTGCCCTGCCCGGCATCTACGACCGCTTCGGCAGCAGCAGCGCCGCCGCCTCCCCCAGCGATCTGCGCATCCCGGCCCTGACCCTGGATTTCCAGCTCGACAATGCCGACGCCCTGATCGAGAGCCTGGAGCGCGACAGCCAGGAAACCACGATCCGCGAGGACGACACGCCGATCGAGCAGTCCGACAACTCCCTGGTGCGCCTGATCAACACCATGATCATCGAGGCCCATGCACAGGGCGTGTCCGATGTGCACATCGAGACCTACCCCGGGCGCGAGAAGGTCAAGATCCGCTTCCGCAAGGACGGCCATATGCAGCCCTATCTGGAGCTGCCCCACACCTACCGCAACGCCATGATCGCGCGCATCAAGATCATGTGCGATCTGGACATTTCCGAGCGACGCAAGCCCCAAGACGGCAAGATCAATTTCTCGCGCTTCTCGGCCCAGCACCGGCTGGAGCTGCGCGTGGCCACCATCCCCACCAACAACGGTCTGGAGGATGTGGTGATGCGCCTGCTCTCCTCGGCCCGCCCCATCCCGCTGGAGAAGCTGGGCCTGAGCGCGCCCAATATCGCGGCCCTCAAGCACGCCATCAACCGACCCTACGGCATGGTGCTGTGCGTGGGCCCGACAGGCTCGGGCAAGACCACCACCCTGCACTCGGCCCTGGGCCATATCAACACGCCGGACCGCAAGATCTGGACCGCGGAAGACCCCATCGAAATCACCCAGCAGGGCCTGCGCCAGGTCCAGGTGAACCCCAAGATCGACTGGACCTTCGCCAAGGCCCTGCGGGCCTTTCTGCGTGCCGACCCGGACGTGATCATGGTGGGCGAGATCCGCGACGAGGAGACCGCCAATATCGCCGTCGAAGCCTCGCTGACCGGTCACCTGGTGCTCTCCACCCTGCACACCAACAGCGCACCCGAGACCGTGACCCGCCTGCTGGACATGGGCATGGACCCCTTCAACTTCGCGGACTCCCTGCTGGCCGTGCTGGCCCAGCGCCTGGTCAAGCGCCTGTGCCCCAGCTGCCGCAAGGCCGAGCCCCTGAGCGAGGCCCAGCTGCAGGAGCTGCTGGACGACTATCTGCACGTCTTCCCGGCCGATCTGCGTCCCGAGCGCACGGCCCTGATGGCCGAATGGAGCGCCAGCTACGGCAGCAACGGCCAGCTGCAGCACTATCACAGCCCCGGCTGTGCGCAATGCGACCACACGGGCTTCAAGGGCCGCGCCGGCCTGCACGAACTGCTGAGCGTGTCCAAGGATGTGCGCCGCCTGATACAGACCGGTGCACGCGCCGAGGAGATCCAGCACTGCGGCCTGGGCGAAGGCATGCGCACCCTGAGGCAGGACGGCATCATCAAGGTGCTGGCGGGCATCAGCACCCTGGCCGAGGTGCGGGCCACCAGCAACGCCTGACCCCGCACCGCGCTGGTGCGGGTCCGGCGCCGGCGGGGCCGGCCTGGCCCGAACGGCCGCACGGCCGACGCCTGCAAGAGGCCGCCGGCTAGCGAATGCCCGCTTGTCAGGGCTTGGCCGCCTGGTTCATATTGAGGCACCCGCTCGCCGCCTCTTGTGGAGCCAGCCATGCCCCAGACCAGCCCCGCCCTCGCCGCCGCAGCCCCCGCGCTGCGCCTGCCGACCGAGGGTGCGCATCTGCAGCAGATCGCCGCCTCGCACGAACGCTGCCGCGCCTTCGGTCTTGCCAGCGAGGGCCGACCCGATCTGCGCCGGCTGGGCCCGTCGGCCCTGGCCGAGCTGCAGCAGCGCAATGCCCGGCTCTGCGCCCAGGCCCTGCCGGTGATGGAGATGCTTTACGAGCAGCTGATGCATGCCCAGAGCATGGTGCTGCTCACCGATGCCAGCGGCTGCGTGCTGCACGCCCTGGGCGACCCGGGCTTTCTGCAGCGCGCCGACCAGGTGGCCCTGGCCCCCGGCGCGCTCTGGGCCGAGGCCGACAAGGGCAGCAATGCGGTGGGCACGGCCCTGATGACCGAGGCCCCCACCCTGGTCCACGGCCAGGAGCACTATCTGCGGGCCCTGCAGTTCCTGACCTGCTCGGCCGCCCCCATCTTCGACCACAAGGGCGCCCTGCTCGGCGTCATCGACGTGTCCGGCGAGCGCCGCTCCTACCACCCCCACACCCTGGCCCTGGCCAGCATGTCGGCGCGCCTGATCGAAGCCCAGTGGTTTGGCGACCGCTTCCGCCACAGCCATCGCCTGCACCTGGCCTCCCAGCCCAGCGCCCTGGGCACCCTGGGCGAAGGCCAGCTGGCCCTGGACGACGATGGCGGCGTGCTGGGCGCCAACCGCAGCGCCATGCGCCTGCTGGGCTTGAGCCCGGCCTCGCTGCGCCGCGAGAGTCTGGCCAGCCTCTTCGGCGAAAGTCTGGGCGCCCTGGCCCAGCAGGCCGGGCCGCTGTGCCTGCAAGCCGCGCACAGCAGCGCAGCGCTCTTTGCCAAGCTCAGCCTGGCCCAGGCCGAGCGCCCCGCCCCGCGCCGCGAGGTCTTGGCGCGTCCGAGCCCGCAGCCCGACCGGATGGAGCGCGACACGAGCCGGCCTCAAGTCACCGCCCTCACACCCCGCCCCGAGCTTCCAGCGGTCGTGTCCACCATGAACCTGGCGCCATCGCTCGCCGCCCGCATCAGCCTGCGCCAGACCGAGCGCCAGGCCATTGCCGCGGCGGTGCAGGCCGCCGCCGGCAATCTCTCGGAGGCTGCCCGCCAGCTGGGCATAGGCCGCAGCACGCTCTACCGCAAGCTCAAGACCATGGCCTGACCTATGATGCGGCGCCATGAGCGCCACATCGTCCTCCCCCCAAGCCAGCGTGCCCCGTCTCAGCAGCCTGTCCCATGGTGGCGGCTGCGGCTGCAAGATCGCCCCGGGCCTGCTCTCCGAAATCCTGAAAAGCAGCGGCGTCGGCGGCCTGGTGCCGCCCGAGCTGCTGGTGGGCATCGAGACCGCGGACGACGCCGCCGTCTACCAGCTCAATGAGGAACAGGCCCTGGTCGCGACCACGGACTTCTTCATGCCCATCGTGGACGATCCCTATGACTTCGGCCGCATCGCTGCCACCAATGCGATCAGCGATGTCTACGCCATGGGCGGCCGTCCCATCTTCGCCCTGGCCCTGGTGGGCATGCCCATCAATGTGCTGCCGCCCGAGACCATAGGCCGCATCCTGGCCGGCGGCCAGGCCGTCTGCGCCGCAGCCGGCATCCCGATTGCCGGCGGCCACACCATCGACTCGGTGGAGCCCATCTACGGCCTGGTGGCCCTGGGCCTGGTCCACCCCAAGCGCCTGAAGCGCAATGCCGATGCGCGGCCCGGCGACCGTCTGATCCTGGGCAAGGCCCTGGGTGTGGGCGTGCTCTCCGCCGCCCTGAAGAAGGAACAGCTGGATGCCGAGGGCTATACCCGCATGGTGGCCAGCACCACCCAGCTCAACACCCCGGGCATGGCCCTGGCGGCGCTGGAGGGCGTGCATGCCCTGACCGATGTCACCGGCTTCGGCCTCGCCGGCCACGGCCTGGAGCTGGCGCGGGGCGCGGGCCTGGCCCTGCGCATCGACTGGTCGCGCGTGCCCCTGCTGCCCGGCGTGCGCGCCCTGGCCGGCCAGGGATTTGTGACCGGCGCCTCGGGCCGCAACTGGGCCTCCTACGGCAGCCAGATCGCCCTGCCCGAGGGCTTTGCCGCCGAGGACCGCGCCCTGCTCAGCGACCCGCAGACCAGCGGTGGCCTGCTCGTCTCCTGCGCCCCCGAGGCCGTGGACGAGGTGCTGGCCCTGTTCCGCCGCGAGGGCTTCGAGTACGCCGCCGAAATCGGCGAGGTGCTGGACGAGCGCCCGACCGAGGGCGCGCCGCGCCTGCGGGTGCGCTGAGTTGAGCCCGCCCCTGTCCGAGGGCGCTCGCCTGCGCGTGCGCAGCGCCGAGGCCGATGATCTGCCGACCCTGGCCGCCCTCTTCGACGCCTACCGCCAGTTCTATGAGCAGCCGGCCGATCTGGAGGGCGCCCGGCACTTCCTGTCCGAACGCCTGGCCCGCGGCGAATCGCGCCTGCTGCTGGCCGAGCGTGAGCCGGGCCGGCCCATAGGCTTCAGCCAGCTCTATCCCAGTTTCTGCTCGGTGGAGGCGGCGCCCATCTTCGTGCTCTACGACCTCTTCGTGGCACCCGAGGCCCGGCGCAGCGGCGCGGGCCGCGCCCTGCTGCTGGCGGCCGAGGCTCTGGCCAGGGCCGAGGGCATACGCCGCATGGACCTGACCACGGCGCGCGACAACCAGCGGGCCCAGGCGCTCTACGAGTCCCTGGGCTGGGTGCGCGATCAGGTCTTCCTGAGCTACAACCGGCGGCTCTGAGCGCCCCCGGCCGCGCGGCCTCAGCCCCGGGCCGGCAGCAGGTCCAGGATGCGCGCCGCCATGCGCTCGGCCGCGCCGCGGTGGGCCGCGGCGAACCGCTGCGCGGCCTCGGCCATGACGGCACGCTCGGCCCCCGACTTGCCCAGCAGGGCCTGCGCCTGGGTCAGGGCCTCGTCCAGATCGGCCACGCGGCGCGCGGCGCCGGCCTGCAGGGCCAGCTCCGCAGCCTCGGCGAAATTGAAGGTGTGCGGCCCCATCAGCAAGGGGCAGCCGCAGGCCGCCGCCTCGATCAGGTTCTGACCGCCCAGGGGCGCAAAGCTGCCGCCCAGCAGGGCCAGATCGGCCAGACCATAGTAGAGCGACATCTCGCGCAGGCTGTCGCCCAGCCAGACCTCGGCCCGGGCCGCCTCGGCCGGCGGCGTCTCGTCCCAGGCGCTGCGACGCGCCAGGCTCAGGCCTTGCGACGCAACCAGGCCGGCCACCTCGTCAAAACGCTGGGGATGGCGCGGCACGATGAGCAGCAGCGGCCGCTCGGCCGCTGAGCACCCGGCGTAACGGCGCTGGAAGGCGCGCAGCAGGGCGATCTCCTCGCCCTCACGCGTCACCGCGCCCAGCAGCACGGGCCGTCCCAGGGCCGCGCGCCAGGCCCGGCCGCGGGCCAGCAAGGCCTCATCGGGCCGCAGATCGTATTTGAGATTGCCGGCCCGCTCCCAGCGCGGCACGCCGGCCTGGGCCAGGCGCTCGCCATCGGCCTCGGTCTGGCTCAGGGCCAGGCTCAGGGCGCCGGCCGCCGGCCGCATCAGGGCCGCCAGGCGCTGGCCCTGGCGCAGGCTTTTCTCGGACAGGCGCGCATTGGCCAGCACCATGGGCAGCCCGGCGCGGCGGGCGCTGTGCTGCAGGCTGGGCCAGATCTCGGTTTCCATCAGCACGCCCGCAGCAGGCTGCCAGTGGCGCAAAAAGCGCCGCGTGGCACCGGGCGTGTCATAGGGCAGCCAGGCCTGGGCATCGCCCGGCTGCAGCAGGGCCTGACCGGCCTCGCGTCCGGTGGCCGTGCCATGCGTGAGCAAGAGCCGCAGGCCCGGGCGCTGGGCACGCAGGGCCGCGATCAGCGGCGCTGCCGCCCGGGTCTCGCCCAGGGAGACCGCATGCAGCCACAGCCGTCCCGGCTCGGCCACCGGCCCGCGATACAGGCCCAGGCGCTCACCCCAATGCGCCCGGTACAGGGGCTCGGCCGCGCCGCGCCGCCAGAGTTTGAGCAGGTAGAGCGGCGTGGCCAGGCGCAGGGCCCAGCCGTAGAGCCCGCGGGCCAGCCACGACTTCATGGCTGCACCCCAGCGCATCCTGTGATGGCGCGGACCGTGGCCTGATGCATGACCCCAGCGGCCGCCACGGGTCCGGCTACGCCGGTCCGTGGGTGGCGCCCCCTTGAGGGGGCCGGCGAAGCCGGTAGGGGGGAGCCATCAATGGGCAGAGGCGGCGAAGGTGGCGTCCGGCTTCACGCGCTTGAGCTGGGCCAGCATATCGTGCTGGATGCGCTCCAGCGCTGCTTGCGTGTGGCCTTCAAAACGCAGCACCAGCACCGGCGTGGTATTCGAGGGGCGGATCAGGCCGAAGCCGTCGGTGTATTCCACACGCAGGCCGTCGATGGTGACGATCTCGGCCGCGCCGGGGAACTCGGCGATCTCCTTGAGCTGCTTGACCACCTCGTGGTGCTCGCCCTCGGCGCAGGGCACATTGATCTCGGGCGTGTTGAAGCTGGTGGGCAGGGCCTGGAGCACGGCGCTGGGGTCGGCCGAGCGCGAGAGGATCTCCAGCAGGCGGGCCGCGGTGTACATGGCGTCGTCAAAGCCGTACCAGCGCTCGGCAAAGAAGATATGGCCCGAGAGCTCGCCGGCCAGGGGGGCGCCGGTTTCCTTGAGCTTGGCCTTGGCCAGGGAGTGGCCGGTCATCCACATCAGGGGCTTGCCGCCATGCTCGCGGATCCAGGGGGCCAGGCGTTGCGTGCACTTGACGTCGAAGATGATCTCGGCGCCGGGCTTGCGGCTGAGGATGTCGGCCGCGAAGAGCATGATCTGGCGGTCCGGCATGATCATCTCGCCGTCCTTGGTCACCACGCCCAGGCGGTCGCCGTCGCCGTCAAAGGCCAGGCCCAGATCGGCATCGGTGGCGTGCACGATGCGCTTGAGGTCTTCCAGGTTCTCGGGGCGGCTGGGGTCCGGGTGGTGGTTGGGGAAGTCGCCGTCCACCTTGGAATAGATGTCGATCACCTCGCAGCCCAGGGCGCGCAGGATGGCGGGCGATGAAGCGCCGGGGATGCCGTTGCCCGAGTCCACCACGATCTTGAGCGGGCGCTTGAGCTTGCAGTCCTTGACGATGCGGTGGCTGTACTCGGCCAGCACATCCATCTGGCCCACGCGGCCTTTGCCCGTGGCGTAGTCCTCGGCCTCGATGCGGCGACGCAGGCCCTGGATCTGCTCGCCGTAGACGGCGGCGCCCTTGAGCACCATCTTGAAGCCGTTGTAGTCCTTGGGGTTGTGGCTGCCGGTCACCTGGATGCCGGAGTTGCAGCCGTGCTTGCCGCGGGTGGCGGCCACGTAGTACAGCATGGGCGTGGTCACGGCGCCGATGTCCACCACGTCCAGGCCGGTGGACTGGATGCCGCGGACCAGCGCGGCCACCAGGCCCGGGCCCGAGAGGCGGCCGTCGCGCCCCACGGCCACGGCCTTCTCACCGGCCAGCTTGGCTTCGGTGCCGAAGGCCCGGCCCAGGTGCTCGGCCAGGGTCTCGTCCAGGGTCTGACCCACGACACCGCGGATGTCATAGGCCTTGAAGATGGAGGCGTGGACTTGCATGAGTTTCCTTGCTGCGAAGATGAATTTCCGCGCGGATTGTAGGCAGGCGGCGTGACGCGCCCGCCCCCCTCGTCGGGAATGCCGTCCAGCCATCGGCCGGTCTGTCCATTCGTCGCCCAGCCTGGCTGGCCATCCGCCAGCCTGCCTACACTGCCGCTCCATGATGAACAGCCCCGCCCAGCCCAGCGTCATCCAGCAGATTCGCCAGGCCTGGCGCCTGAGCTGGAAGCTCTACAAGCACCGCGATGTGCCGCTGTGGGCGCAGCTCTGCGTGCCCCTGGGCGTGGCCCTGCTGGTGGGCGGCGGCCTGGCCCTGGCCGGCCTGATCAGCCAGGGCCGGCTGGCCCAGCCGCGCGCCTGGGCCTGGGCCCTGTTCGAGAACCTGGTGATCGCGGGCTGCGTGTCCTTCACCATCTTCGCGGCCTACCGACTGCTGGAGCGGGCGCTGCCCGAGACGCTGCTCAACCGCATCAATGCCGACCGTGGCTGGCGCGCCGCGCTGCTGCACACGGGGCTCAACCTCAGCATGGTGGTGCTGGGCGGCGCCCTGGGCCTGAGCCTCCTGGGCCTGCTGCTGCAGATGGACCTCTGGGGCCAGCTGATCCGCCGGCCGGGCGTGCTGCAGGAGTTCCTGTTCATCGCCCTCCTCTGCACCACGACGGCCAGCCTGCTCTTCTGGTGGCATGAGCGGCGCGAGGCCGAGGCCCTGCGCGTGACCGAGGCCCAGTTCAAGCTGCTGCAGGCCCAGATCGAGCCGCACTTCCTCTTCAACACCCTGGCCCATGTGCACTGCCTGATGGACGAGGAGCCCGCGCGCGCCAAGCAGATGCTGGAGGCCTTCACCGACTATCTGCGCAGCAGCCTGGGCCAGCTGCGCCGCGAGGACGGCCGCCTGGGCGAGGAACTGGACCTGGCCCAGACCTATCTGGCCTTGATGCAGACCCGCATGGACCAGCGCCTGCGCTACGAGATCGAGCTCGCCGACCCGGCCCTGCGCGAGCTGCCCCTGCCGCCGCTGATGCTGCAGCCCCTGCTGGAAAACGCCATCCACCACGGCCTGGAGCCCCAGACCAGCGGCGGCCGGCTGCAGCTGCGGGTGCAGGCCCAAGAGGGGCGCCTTGAAGTCAGCGTGCAGGACGATGGCCAGGGGCTGGACGCCGCCGCCCGGCGCCCGCGCCGCGGCGGCCAGGGCATGGCCCTGGAGAACATCCGCGCGCGTCTGGCCAGCCGCTACGGCGCCGCCGCCGCGCTCAGCCTGGAGCCCGCCCCCGGCGGCGGCACCCTGGCCCGGCTCAGCCTGCCCCTGCCCTGATCCGCTGAAGCCCCGCATAACCCCCGCCACTGAGCCCTTGCCCCATGCCCCGCGCCCTGATTGCCGATGACGAGCCGCATCTGGCCCAGTACATCAAGACCCAGCTCGCCACACTCTGGCCCGCGCTGGAGATCCTGCCCCTGGCCCGCGATGGCGAGGAGGCCGCTGCCCGCATTGCGGCCGAGGCGCCCGACATCGCCTTCCTGGACATCCAGATGCCCGGCCTCAGCGGCCTGGAGGTGGCCCAGGGCATCGAGGGCAGCACCCGCGTGGTCTTTGTGACCGCCTATGACGAGTACGCCCTGCAGGCCTTCGAGGCCGCGGCCCTGGACTATCTGCTCAAGCCGCTCAAGACCGAGCGTCTGGCCCGCTGCGTGGAGCGCCTACGCGCCGCCCTGGCCGCGCCCGCGCCCGAACCCGATGCCTCGCTGGCCGCGGCCCTGCAGCAGCTCAGCCCGCCCGCGCCGGCCGCCGTGCCGCGCCTGCGCTGGCTGCGCGCCAGCCAGGGCGAACTGACCCATCAGATCGATGTGCAGCAGGTGCGCTACTTCCACGCGGACGACAAGTACACCGTGGTGCAGACCGGCGAGGCCGAGTACCTGATACGCACGCCCATCGTCGAGCTGCTGCCCCAGCTGGACCCGGAGCAGTTCCTGCAGGTGCACCGCTCCACCATCGTCAATATGGCCCATCTGGCCGGCACCCGGCGCGACGCCGCCAGCCGGCTCTTTCTGCGCATCCGCGAGCATGAACGCGAGCTGCCCGTGAGCCGCGCCTACGTTCACCTCTTCAAGTCCATGTAGGGCGGCAAGGTGGACTTGCATCCAGATGTCCGTAAACGGCGAGCGGCTGGCTGAGCGCCTCCTATGATGGCCGCATGCCTTCCGCTCCCGACACGGTTCCTGACATCGCTGCGC is part of the Shinella sp. XGS7 genome and harbors:
- a CDS encoding phosphomannomutase/phosphoglucomutase; translated protein: MQVHASIFKAYDIRGVVGQTLDETLAEHLGRAFGTEAKLAGEKAVAVGRDGRLSGPGLVAALVRGIQSTGLDVVDIGAVTTPMLYYVAATRGKHGCNSGIQVTGSHNPKDYNGFKMVLKGAAVYGEQIQGLRRRIEAEDYATGKGRVGQMDVLAEYSHRIVKDCKLKRPLKIVVDSGNGIPGASSPAILRALGCEVIDIYSKVDGDFPNHHPDPSRPENLEDLKRIVHATDADLGLAFDGDGDRLGVVTKDGEMIMPDRQIMLFAADILSRKPGAEIIFDVKCTQRLAPWIREHGGKPLMWMTGHSLAKAKLKETGAPLAGELSGHIFFAERWYGFDDAMYTAARLLEILSRSADPSAVLQALPTSFNTPEINVPCAEGEHHEVVKQLKEIAEFPGAAEIVTIDGLRVEYTDGFGLIRPSNTTPVLVLRFEGHTQAALERIQHDMLAQLKRVKPDATFAASAH
- a CDS encoding sensor histidine kinase; this translates as MMNSPAQPSVIQQIRQAWRLSWKLYKHRDVPLWAQLCVPLGVALLVGGGLALAGLISQGRLAQPRAWAWALFENLVIAGCVSFTIFAAYRLLERALPETLLNRINADRGWRAALLHTGLNLSMVVLGGALGLSLLGLLLQMDLWGQLIRRPGVLQEFLFIALLCTTTASLLFWWHERREAEALRVTEAQFKLLQAQIEPHFLFNTLAHVHCLMDEEPARAKQMLEAFTDYLRSSLGQLRREDGRLGEELDLAQTYLALMQTRMDQRLRYEIELADPALRELPLPPLMLQPLLENAIHHGLEPQTSGGRLQLRVQAQEGRLEVSVQDDGQGLDAAARRPRRGGQGMALENIRARLASRYGAAAALSLEPAPGGGTLARLSLPLP
- a CDS encoding LytTR family DNA-binding domain-containing protein, whose product is MPRALIADDEPHLAQYIKTQLATLWPALEILPLARDGEEAAARIAAEAPDIAFLDIQMPGLSGLEVAQGIEGSTRVVFVTAYDEYALQAFEAAALDYLLKPLKTERLARCVERLRAALAAPAPEPDASLAAALQQLSPPAPAAVPRLRWLRASQGELTHQIDVQQVRYFHADDKYTVVQTGEAEYLIRTPIVELLPQLDPEQFLQVHRSTIVNMAHLAGTRRDAASRLFLRIREHERELPVSRAYVHLFKSM